CGATCTCGCCTCGGTCGACGAGTAGCATCACACCGAAGGTGGTCGCCAAGACCTTCGTGAGAGACGCCAGGTCGAACACGTGGTCCGTCGTCATCCGCTCGGGTGCCTCGAGCATCCGTCCGTCAGCCCCGACAAGGCTGGCGAAGCCGTAGGCCTTCTCGTGGAGGGTCTCTCCATCCCGCGCGATGAGCAGCACGGTGCCCGGCACCAGTCCGGCATCGATCGCTGCCTGAACGGTGCTGTCCGCTTGTTGCAGCGCTGCGATCATTGGTCCGTCTTCAGCGGGACGCGAGCAAGCCGACAACAGAATGCAGCACGCCGCCGTTCCGATGACCGTGTATATCAATCGATTGGAAAGCCGATGGCAGTATGAAACCATTCGTTACCTCATCCTGCATCTATACGAAGGGCGCCCTGCGGTTCTCCACAGGACGCCCGATCCGTGATTGTCATGTTGCCGCGGGTCCGTCACCGACCTGCTAGATACTCGGATTCGACGGAATGTTCGGATTGTTATCCCTTTCCGTCTGCGGATAGGGATAGTAGTTCCTGTTCCGATCGTACGAATCGTAGTCGCCTTCAAAAGGCGGACTGAACGTCGGGAAGAAGCGCCGGCTATCCTCCAGGCTCGTGCCACCCAGGAACGTCTCGACGCGACGATGCCGATAGATGGCCACAAGCACATCGTCCTGCGTCATGGGTCCGGAGTACGCGTCCGTGTCGGCGTTGATTCCAAACGGATCGTCCGTCTTGGTCAAGACAGCATCCAGGTTGGAGACGGCGTTCCCCATGTCTCCCTGGCGTGCGTACGCCTCGGCACGTGTCAGGTACATCTCGCCTGGCACGAAGACTGGAATCGGCTCGTCTACGACGTCGAAGAACCCTCGCATGGTCTCGACAGGAATCCTCGAGGTCTCCCCTATCTCGTCACGGTCTTCAAGAAAGAAATCCAGCCTTCCATCATCGACCACGAACTGAGTCGGATCGAATCCGAAGTTATCTACAGGACGATACGTGGCCGGCTCCAGTGTCGTCTGGATGTACAGCGGATTTTCATTGCTGTTTCCGTCGTCGTACATCCAGGCTGATCTGATATTCGGGTAATCCGCAAGCACGGCATTCGCAGCCGATATGGCACCCGCATGATTGCCGAGTACCAGTCGATATCTCGCGAGAAACGCGTTCAGGCACTGCTCAAGATCGAAGTCGGACGACCCGAGAACGTCGCTACGGAACGCGGCCGGAACACTGGCCGGTACAGCAGCCAGCCCGGCTTCGAGCAGCCTTACTGCCTCCTCGACAGCCTCAGTTCTCGGCCGAAACTCGCCTTCGCCGCCCGGGTCCACGGCAATCGGCAGTTGCTCATAGAACTGTGCAAGCGTACCCAGGGCCATTCCCTTGAACAGGTATCCGGTGGCCTCGAAGGCCCCGCGCGTTGCGGGCTCGCCTACAACGTTCGCGTTCTCGATGACCTGGTCTGCCATACCCATCACCCGATAGGCATTACTCCAGATACTGGTCAGGATCCCGTTCTCCGGCGGCAGGGCCGAACCGCCCAGTTCGATCTCCTGCGGGTTGGTGAATCCGACCACGACCCCAAATTCTCGCGTCGATAGCGCGGAGGATCTAATCATCGGACTGAGGAAACTGATCGAATACGTTCTCCTCATCCCGATGGCAAGCGACTGCAGTCCACCGGCCGTCGACACGACCTGATCCTCACTCGCCGCGTTGGGATTGTCAAAGTTCGTGTCACATGCGGCCATCCCCACGGCAAGTAGCAAGCACGTACCGCCGGAGAGGGCTAATCTCGTTATCCTTTTCATGACTTTCATCTGGAATGTCGATTCGAAGAAATACAAAGTGTGTTGACTAAAACGTCAGGGTCGCGCCCAACGAATAAGTCCGTGGAATCGGTACTGTGCCAAAGTCGAATCCCCGAACACCGGTGTTCCGACCACTGATCGTCACCTCCGGATCGTAGTTCTTGTAATCGTCGATGGACAGGAGATTTCGCCCCGATAATGTCAACCTGACCGACCGTAGCACTCGCGTCTTAGGCATCAGGGTATAACTAACGGCTATCTCTCTGAGCTTGATGAACGATCCGTCCTCGACATACTCCTCGAGGATCAGGCCGCTGCCCTTGGCGTTGGCAGTGCCCTTCGTGACCAGTCCCTGCTCCTCCAGCCCGTAGTCGTAGCCGCCACGGTAGTTGTGCCGGTCGAAATTCCTCCGGTTCCAGTTCATGATGTCTCCACCCTGAACTGC
The Rhodothermales bacterium DNA segment above includes these coding regions:
- a CDS encoding RagB/SusD family nutrient uptake outer membrane protein — protein: MKRITRLALSGGTCLLLAVGMAACDTNFDNPNAASEDQVVSTAGGLQSLAIGMRRTYSISFLSPMIRSSALSTREFGVVVGFTNPQEIELGGSALPPENGILTSIWSNAYRVMGMADQVIENANVVGEPATRGAFEATGYLFKGMALGTLAQFYEQLPIAVDPGGEGEFRPRTEAVEEAVRLLEAGLAAVPASVPAAFRSDVLGSSDFDLEQCLNAFLARYRLVLGNHAGAISAANAVLADYPNIRSAWMYDDGNSNENPLYIQTTLEPATYRPVDNFGFDPTQFVVDDGRLDFFLEDRDEIGETSRIPVETMRGFFDVVDEPIPVFVPGEMYLTRAEAYARQGDMGNAVSNLDAVLTKTDDPFGINADTDAYSGPMTQDDVLVAIYRHRRVETFLGGTSLEDSRRFFPTFSPPFEGDYDSYDRNRNYYPYPQTERDNNPNIPSNPSI
- a CDS encoding serine hydrolase codes for the protein MIAALQQADSTVQAAIDAGLVPGTVLLIARDGETLHEKAYGFASLVGADGRMLEAPERMTTDHVFDLASLTKVLATTFGVMLLVDRGEI